One window of Bdellovibrionales bacterium genomic DNA carries:
- a CDS encoding transposase has product MFQFGGSLLKKSNAKTARPLSTKKAMHVVLRSSRATGEWSLRNLRNQKIVERILRRLAKEYGIKIHEFGNAGDHLHLLIRLKNRASFAPFIRALSGTIALQVTKANKLTKLKEKFWDYRPWTRILELKKAYSLAKDALILNHLAAIGYLAYRPRTLYESYFLKGAPS; this is encoded by the coding sequence ATGTTTCAGTTCGGAGGCTCATTGCTCAAGAAAAGCAACGCCAAAACCGCCCGTCCTCTCAGCACCAAAAAGGCCATGCATGTGGTTTTGCGGTCGTCGAGGGCGACGGGCGAGTGGTCTTTACGGAATTTGCGGAATCAGAAAATTGTTGAACGAATACTGAGGCGACTCGCCAAAGAATACGGCATCAAGATTCATGAGTTCGGCAATGCCGGCGACCATTTGCATTTGCTAATACGGCTTAAAAACCGGGCAAGTTTTGCGCCTTTTATAAGGGCTTTGAGTGGCACAATCGCCTTGCAAGTGACCAAGGCGAATAAGCTCACGAAACTGAAGGAAAAGTTCTGGGATTACCGTCCCTGGACCCGGATTTTAGAGCTTAAAAAGGCCTATTCATTGGCCAAAGATGCATTGATACTGAACCACCTCGCGGCCATAGGTTATCTCGCCTATCGGCCGCGAACCCTTTATGAAAGCTACTTCCTCAAAGGTGCTCCTAGTTGA